In Streptosporangium album, the sequence CAGGTGCACGGCAGTTGGCAGCTCGCGCGCACCCTGCACGACGCCGGGCTCGTCGACACCTACCGGCTGATCCAGTTCCCCGTCGTCGTCGGCGAAGGCAAGCGTCTGTTCGCCGACGGCGCCATCCCCGCGACCTACCGCATCACCGAGTCCGAGGTATTGGGCGGGGGTGCGGGTGCGGTCTCGCTCACCCTGCGTCAGGCAGGGTTCGGCACCACAGGTACCGGTGAGTTCGTGGTGCGCGACGGCGCGGAGGCCATCGCCTGAGGACGGCACCCCTTCATCGGGTCAATCCGATGAGGGGCCGTCCGTTCCTCGGCATCGATCCTGACGGCCACGCGGGCGGGACGTTCGGGTCCTGGCAGCACCGAAGCCACCGGCGCTCCCATCGCCTCGCCCGCCGCCGCGAGAACAAACACAGGGAGGCCATGTACGTGACCGGTGATCGGGCACTGCCCACTCGCGAGACCGAGACTGTCGTCGGTGAGCTGAAGAATCGTCAAGAGGCGACTGACGCGCTGTATCGGTTCGCTCTGGGGCTGGACCTGCAGGGCCGGGAGCTGCTGGAATCGCCCCTCGCCGCCGATGCCGAGCTGGACTCCCGCTCCTCGACGGCCACGTGGGGGGCCTACGTCCCGGTGATGGTCGGTCGTGACACGATCGTGAACCTGCTCCTGGGCATGCTCGGCGACCGGGTCGACACCACCCACGCGGTCACCGACCCCCGCGTACAAGTGGACGGTGGCACCGCCCGGCTCACCGCGACGGTACAGGCCCAGCACCTGCTCAGGGCCGACCACAACCGGCAAGCCATGCTCAACGACCGCTACGCGGTGGACCTGGTACACGACGGAGCCCGCTGGGTCATGGACCGCATCCACATCGACACCGTCTGGTACACCGGTGATCCCGCCGCCATCCCTTCGCGAGATCTACCAGGTCAGGGCGGGCCTGGAGGAGACGGCGGCCGATCTCGCCCTGCCGTCCGTGGATCCGGAGGTCCTGGCCCGGCACGTGGCGCGCCTGCACGAGGCCGCCCGCGGCGGTGACATGGCCGGCCAGGTCGAGTATGGCGTGGCCTTCCACCGCGAGATCGTCCACGCCTCCGGCAACAGGGTGCTGGGGGCCGTGTGGGAGTCACTCGGCATCGAGGTATGGACCCACCTGTCCATCCGCCTGTTCCGCGCCGAGCTTCACGAGAACGCCGCAGATCACGAGCCGATCCTGGAGGCGTTCCGGCGGCGCGACCCGGCCGCCGGACGGCTGCTCCGCGATCACGTGCTCGGCTACGCCACCGTCTGAACGCCTGGGGGCGTCTCGGCGGATGCTCTGATCCGCAGAGGTCGCCCCAGGCTCCGCCCGCCATGGGCTCGCCGGAAAAAGAGAGACACCCACCGCGTAGCTACGCGGTGGGTGTCAAGAGACCCGCTCCGAGAACGGGCCGCGGTCAGCGTGCGGACGCGGCCACCGGGCGCGGGACGCGGGCGATGCCGGTCAGGCGGTTCTGCTCGCGGAGAGTGCGCAGCCGGTTGACCTCGTCGGTCCACTCGGCGCCCTTCGGGGTGGCCCGGCCCTTGCGGCGGCGGATCCGGTCGTCGTAGGACTTCACACCGAACGTCGCCCGCTGGCTGGCCTCGGCCGCGCGCAGCGCCTCGGTCAGCGCCTTGTCCAGGGCCAGGCCCGCGGCCCGGCGCTCCTCGGCGGAGGTCGACGCCTCCTGCACCCGGTGCAGCGCGACCTCCGCCGCACGCGCCTTCTCCAGAAGTTCGGGGAAGCCCTTCCCGACCTCCTGGTCAGCGTGGTAGCGAACCTCCGCCTCCCGGCTCACGCTCGGTCGGAAAAACGCCATCGTCTGCCCTCTCTCACCCGTCGCCGGGCATTCCCCGGCAGATCACAGCCGTAGCCTATGCCGTCCGTCCCCCCCTCACGCACTCAGGCGTCGCCCTGTCCGGCGCGCCTACCTTTACGCAGTAAGGTAAGTGGTGGCAGGATGACCTTCATGCCTGCGAAGCGACCGCCCATTCCGCTCTCCCGGGAGCGCATCATCGAGGCGGCACTGCACATCGCCGACAGCCAGGGGCTGCGGCGGCTGACGATGCGGCGCCTGGGCGACGCACTCCAGGTCGAGGCGATGGCGATCTATCACCATCTGCCACGCGGCAAGGACGCCCTCATGGACGCCCTCGCCGAGCACGTCACCTCCATCCATGTCGAGCCCGGCGAGACCTGGCAGGACAGCGCGAGGGCGTGGTGCCGGGCGAGCCGGGCCGCGCTGAGGGAGCATCCCGGGGTGCTGGCGCTGGCGCTCACCAAGCCGGCCAAGGGCCGCACGGCGATCGCCGTGCGAGAACAGACCGACCAGCTCGCCGACGCGGGGTTACCCGACGCGGCGCGGGCCGTGCGGGCGATGCGGGCCTACGTCTTCGGCGCGGTGGCGGTGGAGGTGCAGCAGTCCGGCTGGGCCGAACCGTCGGGCGACGACGACAGCCCCTGGCTGCCCCCGTCGAAGGGCGGCGGCAGCGCGGCCGCCGACGACGACTTCGACCTTGGCCTGAACGCGCTCCTGGCAGGCCTGGCCACTCCCTGAGCGATGTCACGAACATGCAATCGATCGTTTACCGGCCTGACGGCGTGTCGCACTTGGCCTGGTATCAGTCCATAAGGCATGCTGTGTCGTAGGTCACACCCCATCATGGCCCAGGGAACTCACCCTTTCCGCGTTCGTAAACAGTCCTAACGGGCTATGTCGCCGGGTGCGACCAGATCCCACACTGGTGCGTGCGGTCAGATCCGCCCGTTCGAGAGCGTGATCTGATGGCATGTTCGATCTGCTTGATGTGCGGGCCTCACCCAGCCCGAGGCGCGCACGACCCTATGTCAACCCAGATGCTCGTCCCCCGTGCCGGTGGGAACGGAGTCCCATCGGTGACGGTGCCCGCCGCCTGTCCGATGCCGATTCCAGCGAGCCGACAACAGAGATCCGGAGGCACGCCGATGTGCCCGCACCAGCCGTCCTGCCCGTCCGCCGAGGCGCTGGACCGCGAAGCCGCCCGCACGATGGCAGCCCATCCCGAACAGGGGTGGAGCCTGCTCTGTAACGGTGTGGTGCTGTTCGA encodes:
- a CDS encoding nuclear transport factor 2 family protein, which gives rise to MRGRPFLGIDPDGHAGGTFGSWQHRSHRRSHRLARRRENKHREAMYVTGDRALPTRETETVVGELKNRQEATDALYRFALGLDLQGRELLESPLAADAELDSRSSTATWGAYVPVMVGRDTIVNLLLGMLGDRVDTTHAVTDPRVQVDGGTARLTATVQAQHLLRADHNRQAMLNDRYAVDLVHDGARWVMDRIHIDTVWYTGDPAAIPSRDLPGQGGPGGDGGRSRPAVRGSGGPGPARGAPARGRPRR
- a CDS encoding FCD domain-containing protein yields the protein MDPEVLARHVARLHEAARGGDMAGQVEYGVAFHREIVHASGNRVLGAVWESLGIEVWTHLSIRLFRAELHENAADHEPILEAFRRRDPAAGRLLRDHVLGYATV
- a CDS encoding TetR/AcrR family transcriptional regulator C-terminal domain-containing protein, with the translated sequence MPAKRPPIPLSRERIIEAALHIADSQGLRRLTMRRLGDALQVEAMAIYHHLPRGKDALMDALAEHVTSIHVEPGETWQDSARAWCRASRAALREHPGVLALALTKPAKGRTAIAVREQTDQLADAGLPDAARAVRAMRAYVFGAVAVEVQQSGWAEPSGDDDSPWLPPSKGGGSAAADDDFDLGLNALLAGLATP
- a CDS encoding DUF5999 family protein, whose protein sequence is MCPHQPSCPSAEALDREAARTMAAHPEQGWSLLCNGVVLFEDTGELLPDGAVIEPHRPLAGVA